The Streptomyces sp. NBC_00569 genomic sequence GCTGGGTGACGAGGTCACCCGCGATCTGTCCCTGCGCAACTCCAGCGCGGCGATCATCGGCAGGACCGAGGGCGCGAAGGCGCTCTCCGCGGTGCGGGACGCGATCGACCTGTCGACCGTGACGTCACTGCAGGCCGAGGTGTTGCGGGGCGAGCGCGTGCCGTCGTACTGAGCCGGCGGGGTGGGGTGGAGGGATTCGCCCGCCCTTCCCAGGCTGAATATCCAGAATCCTGATTATTGTCGAATTGGCCAGTGGCCCCGGAAGGAGATCCCATGGACGACCGACTCGCCCTCCGTATCCGGCTGTTCCGCGAAGGCGGCCAGGTCAGGCCCGAGGTCGCCGACTTCGTGACCGCCGAACTCACCGCCCTGGCGGAGCGCGGGAACGAGGTGACCGAGCAGACCGCCGGCATGCTCACCAGCCATCTGATGATGGCGCTCACCCGGCTCGTCGACGGGGAGCCGATCGAGCAGTTCCTCACCGACGAGCAGGTGGCCGCGGAACTGGCCGGCCACCCCCACGCCGTGTCCGGCGCCCGCGAGGTCGCCGCCCGCGCCCGCGAACGGCTCGGCGCCACCCTGCCCGACTCCGAGGTCAACTTCCTGGCCATGCATCTCGCGGTGCTGGCGGGACAGCCATCAACCGACTCCCAACCCCCAAGGACCACCCCATGAAGAAGATCCTCACCGGCGGCGTAGGCAAGGTCGAGGTCGTCGGGACCGTCAAGGCGCTCGCCCTCGACGGCGTCGAGATCGTCGCCTCCAGCGACATGGACGCCGCGATGAAGCTCCGCGTGGGCCAGGCCGACTTCTACCTCGGCACCTGCCACACCGGCGCCGGCGCCTCGCTCGGCGTCCTCGTCGGGCTCATGGGCCGGCCCGCGTGCCACACCTTCGGGCGTTCCGTACCGACCGAGGACCAGGTCAACTCCCTGCTCGACCAGGGCAAGAAGGTCTTCGGCTTCTCCATGGACCAGATCGACGTCATCGCTCCGCTGATCGCCCGCGCCATCGCCGCGCGCGCCTGATCACACCAGGCACCTCCGCCCCGGGCACGAAGGAGATCCCGTGAGCCCCGTGAACACCACTCTCGCCGCAGGTGCGAACCTCGACCTCTCCCTGGCGCAGCAGTTGACCGTGATCGCCCTGTGCGCGCTGACCGCGTTCATCTCGCACATGGCGCTGGCCGTCTTCAACGACGGTGTACGCCCGTTCATGCTGGACTTCATCCAGGGCCGGTCCACCCGCAGCGCCACCGCCGCGGTCTCCTTCGGGCTCTCCGCCGGGTTCGTCTTCGGTCTCGGCGCGCCGATGGCCCTGTCCACCGGCGTACTCAACCCGTGGCTGCTGTTCCTGCCCACGGACATCCTCGGGCTGCTCGCCCCGAAGAAGTGGATCGCGCCGATCCTGGGCGGTGCCTGGGGCGCCGTCGTCGTGTTCGGCCTGAACGGTGCGAACGACGTGGCCCACGACCTGCCGGTCGACTTCCTCACCGCGATGCAGCAGATGTCGACGCCGATCCTGTTCCTGTTCACGCTGTTCCCGGTGCTGGCGATCACCAAGCAGTTCGGGCGCGTGTGGGGCGGCGTCGCGGGCGTCCTCGAACTGGCCCTGGTCGTGATGACCATGAAGATCTGGCCGAACATGTTCGCGGGCGCGCTCGCCATGGCGGTCGGTGTCCTGATGCTCATCGGCCTCGCGATCGCCAAGGACGTCCGGGAGCGCAAGGCCGCGCGGGCCGAGGGCGGCGGCGTCGAGGAAGTGGTCCTCGCGGACGACCCGATGGCGTCGCTGTTCAGTGCTGGCGCGGCCAGACTGCGCAAGTTCCTTCCGCTGTTCATGGTGCTCGGCGCCGGCGTCTGTGTGCTCGCGCAGATGCACATATTCGGCGGTGGTGAGGCCACCAGCTTCCTGATCGCGAAGGGGCACTACAGCGAGGCCGCCCAGGTCGACTTCTACCGGGTGTTCGGCTTCATCCCGCTGATCGCGACGACGGCGCTCGCCTCGGGGGCGTACGGCATCGCGGGCTTCACGCTCGTCTACCCCATCGGCTATCTGCTGCCGAACCCGTTCCTCGCGGCGATCGTCGGCGCGGCCGTGTTCGCCGTCGAGGTGCTCGCCCTCTCCTACATCGGCAAGTTCCTCGGCAAGCTGCCGACCGTGCGCGACTCGTCCGAGCATCTGCGCAGCGCCATCACCGACACGCTCCAGCTGGCGATCCTCTTCGGTTCGCTGATGGCGGCCAACGCCATGGGCGCCGGCCTCGGCATCCTCGTCGTCGGCGGGCTCTACCTGCTGAACGAGGCGATGGGCCGGCCCGTCGTACGGATGGCGGCCGCTCCCGCCGCGGTGATCGTCGGCGGCGTCCTGCTCAACCTCCTGTACTGGCTCGACCTGTTCACCCCCGTCAAGGGCTGAGGCCGGGTACGTACGCCGGGAAGGAAACCATGCACACCCCGCCCCTCATCCACACCGTCACCGGCCCGCTCCCCGCGGCTGCCGTACGTGGCCCGGCCCTCGCCCACGAGCATCTGGTGCTCGACCTCGACCGGCGCGGCGACGGCGGCGCCGTCCTCGACCCCGAGGCGCACGGACCGGCCGTCACGTCCGAACTGGCCGCCCTGCGCGAGGAGTTCGGCCTCGCCCTGGTGATCGAGCTGACCTGCCGCGGCATGGGGCGCGACCCGCGTGCCCTGGCCCGGATCTCCCGGGACGCGCAGGTCGCCGTCGTCGCGGCCACCGGCTGGTACTACGAGCCGTTCCACCCGTCCGAACTGGCCGACGCGGGGGTCGGACAGCTGGCCGACACACTGGTCCGCGAGATCGACGGCGGTCTCGGGTCCACGGGCGTCCGGCCGGGCGTCCTCGGCGAGGTCGGCAGCCACGGTGACGTGCCCAGCGAGCCGGAGTCACGTGCGCTGCGCGCCGCGGCGCGGGCCGCCGTCGCCACGGGCCTGTCGGTCGCCACGCACGCGCAGCTCGGCCGCGGCGGGCTCGCCCAGCTGGAGCTGCTCACGGCCGAGGGCCTCGCCCCGCACCGGATCTCGGTCGGCCACCAGGACCTCCTCGACGATCCGGCCGTGCACAAGGAGCTGGCCGCGAGCGGCGCGTACGTCGCGTTCGACACGGTCGGCAAGGAGAGCTACCAGAGCGACGACGTCCGGCTCCGGCTGCTGCTCGCCCTCGTCGAGGCCGGCTACGCCGACCGTGTCCTGCTCAGCTGCGACATCTCGCGCCACGGCTATCTGGAGCGCGAGGGCGGTCAGGGTTACGGGCATCTGTTCCGGTCGTTCCTGCCCCGGGCGCGTGCCGCGGGCGTGGACGACGCACTGGTGGAGCTGATGACACGCCACAATCCGCTGCGCTTTCTGACCGGCGCGAGCGTGGAGGAGATCTGACGATGACGCCCACCCGCTCGGCCGCATCCACGCTCCCCGAGACGTTCCCGCTCGCCACGATCCCCGTCGACGAGGCGATGGCCCGGCAGTTCCGGCTGATCGAGTGCACCGCCGCGCACTTCTCCGGCGAGGAGCTGTTCAACGCCGACGCGGGCGTCGTGCCCGGTCTCGGCCGGCCCCGCACGACCGCCAAGGCCGAGGCGGTGCTCGCCGACTTCTTCGGGGCCGAGGACGCCGCGTTCGTCCAGGGGGCGGGCACCGGAGCGATCCGTGCCGCGCTGAACGCCGCCGTGAGCGCGGGCGATCCGCTGCTGATCCACCGGGCGCCGGTGTACCGCACCACCGAGGTCACGCTGCGCGGCATCGGCGTACGCGCCGAGGAGGTCGACTTCAACGACCTGGGCGCGCTGCGCGAGGCCCTCGCGTCGGGACGCTTCCGGTGGGCGTACGTCCAGCACACCCGGCAGCGGCTCGGCGACTCGTACGACCCGGGCGAGGTGCTCGCCGCGTGCCGGGCGGCGGGGGTGCGCACGGTCGTCGACGACAACTACGCCGTGCTGCGCGTGCCCGCGTCGGGGGTCGAACTCGGCGCGGACGCCTCCTGCTTCTCGCTGTTCAAGCTGCACGGGCCCGAAGGCGTGGGCATCGTCGTCGGGGCGCGCGACCTCGTCGCACGGGTCCGGGCGGACAACTACTCGGGCGGTGGTCAGGTCCAGGGCCATCAGGCGCTGGACGTGCTGCGCGCCCTGACCCACGTGCCGGTGATGTGGGCGGTGCAGTCGCGGGTGGGCGCCCAGGTGGCCGAGCGGCTCGCCGCCGGTGAGGTGGACGGCGTCGCCGAGGTGCGGCTCGCGAACGCGCAGGACCGGTGTCTGCTCGTGCGTCTCGACCGACCTGTCGCGCGTGAACTCCCCGCTGTCGCCGCCCGGTTCGGCGCGGCGCCCTATCCCGTCGGCTCCAACTCCCGATACGAGATCGCGCCGCTGTTCTACCGCATGTCCAGTTCGTCCCTCGACGACTCCCCCGGGCTCGCGGACTGGACGGTGCGGATCAACCCGATGCGGGCGGGCGCCGACCTCGTGATCGACATCCTGCGCCGCTCCCTCGACGTGCTGAAGCACCACGCAAAGGACGACTGACCGTGTTCCTCGACAGTCTGCTCACCCGCAATCCCGAGCTCGTCGACGCCGCGGCCGACCTCCACCGGCGGGGCGCGGTCCCGCCCGACACGTACGTCATGGATCTCGACGCGATCGAGTCGAACGCCGCGCTGCTCGCCGCCGAGGCCGACCGCCTCGGGCTCGCCCTCTGGTTCGTCGTGAAGCAGCTCGGCCGCAACCCCGAGCTGATCAGGGCGATCGCCCGGCACATCCCGAAGTACGCGGCCATCGACGCGCCGGAGGCACGCACCCTGCACGCGGCGGGGCCGCGGGCGGGCAACCTCGGCCACCTCGCGCAGATCCCGCGCCGCGCGCTGCCCGAGATGCTGGCCTGGCGTCCCGAGACCGTGACCGTCTTCGACGTCGGCAACGCCCGCGCGGTCTCGGACGAGGCGCGCGCGCAGGGCTTCGTCCAGGACGTCCTCGTACGCCTCGAAGGGGCGGAGGGCGCGGTCTACCCCGGGCAGGAAGGTGGCGTTCCGCTCGACGCGCTCGACGACTTCGCGGCCGCCGTCGAACAGTTGCCGGGAGTACGGATCGGTGGCGTCACCGCGTTCCCGTGCGTCCTGTGCGACCCGGCGACGGGCACGCCACGCCCTACCGCCAACTTCGAACTCGCCGTCAAGGCAAGGGAACTGCTCACCTCACGCGGCCACGACGGCCTGAAGCTGAGCGCCCCGAGCGCCACCTCCATGGCCAGTCTCCCCCTCCTCGCCGAGCACGGCGCGACCCACGGCGAGCCGGGCCACTCGCTCACCGGCACCACACCCCTGCACGCCCGCGACGCCGGCCAGCCCGAGAAGCCCGCGTACGTCTACGTCACCGAGGTCGCCCACACCCTCGCCGACGGCCGGCCCGCCGTGTTCGGCGGCGGCTTCTACCCCCGCGCGCACATCGGTTCGGCGCTGCTGCCCGACTCGGACCAGCGCCTCGCGGTGCGGGACGCGCCCGCGGAGAACATCGACTACTACCGGCTGCTCGACGCGCCCCCGCCCGGCCGCGCCCTCACGGCGGGCGACACGGCGCTGCTCGCGTTCCGCACACAGATCTTCGTGACCCGCTCGACGGTCGCGGTGGTGGCGGGCCTCACGTCCGGGTCGCCGCGTCTGACCGGCCTGTACGACGCGCAAGGAAGGGCACTGTGATGGGCAGGACCGTCATCGTCGTCGTCGACGGATTCGGTGTCGGCGCCATGCCGGACGCGGGTGCCCTGCGCCCCGGTGACCTGGCGGCGGACACCTGCGGACACGTGCTCGACGGGTGCCGCGAGGCGTTCGGGCGGCCGCTGCGGCTGCCCGCGCTCGGTGCGCTCGGGCTGGGCCTCGTGCACCCGCACCCGGACCTCGCGCGGCACACCCGTCTGCCGGTCTCGGCGGGCCGGGCCGGGCTCGGCTACCCCGGCGCGGACACGTACGCGGGCCACCAGACGATGATGGGCGCCGACTTCAGCCGGGTGACGGTGGCGCGGCTCGGTGACCACCTCGACGAGGTCACCGCGGCCCTGGAGGGCGCGGGCCACCGGGTCGAACTCCTCGGCGACAGACCCCTGTTGATGGTCGACGGGGCCGTGCTCGTGCACGACAACCTGGAGGCCGACCCCGGTATCAACTGGAACACCTCGGGCCGCCTCGACGACCTGGACTTCGACGGGATCCTCTCCGTCGCGCGCACGGTCCGCGCGGTGGCGCCCGTCGCGCGGGTGATCGCGGTGGGCGGCCACGCGAGCGGTCCGCTCTCGGACTTCGTACGCGAAGGGGATGGTGGCACGGTCGGCCTCGACACCCCGGCGAGCGGCTTCTACCGCAACGGTGGCCTCGAAGTACGGCATCTCGGCGCGGGCCTCGACCACACGCGGCAACTCCCGGACCTGGCGGCGCGGGCCGGGATCCCCGTCACGCTCGTCGGGAAGGCCGCGGACATCCTGGCCTGCGACGACGCGGTGCGGCGCCCGGCCGTGCCGACCGCGGACGTGCTCGCGTACACACTCGAAGCCGTCCGCGCGGAGGGCGAGGCGCTGGTCGTGGCCAATGTGCAGGAGAGCGATCTGGCCGGGCACCAGCAGGACGTGGAGCGCTACGGGCACGTCCTGGAGCAGGTCGACGCGGGGCTCGCGGCGCTCGTCGCGCTGCTCGACGCGGACGGCGACCGGCTGATCGTGACCGGCGACCACGGCAACGACCCGACGATCGGCCACGCCTTCCACACCCGGGAGTTCGTGCCGGTCCTCGTCCACCGCCCGGGTGCGGCCGGTGTGGAGCTGCTGCCGGACGCGGGCAGCCTGGCGGACGTGGGCGCGACGGCCGCGGCGGCGCTCGGCCTCGATCCGGCGGGGCTCGCCAACGGCACGGAGATCGGCCGGTCGGAGGCTCGGGCGGCCCGACCCGCCCATGTGTAAGGGGCGCCCGCAACGGCGGACGCCCCTTACACATGTCTACGAAGTGGCCGGTCAGCCCATGAACTTCTTGAACTCGTCGGGCAGTTCGAAGTTCTTGTCCTGGTCGGCGGCGGGCAGGCCGAACGCGTTACCGCTCTGGCCGGCGGCCTCGCGGCGCGCCGCCTCTTCCTCTTCCTGCTGCTTGCGCTTCATCGGGTTCCCGGAGCGCTGCTTGCCCTTGGCCTGCTTCTGCTTCTTCTTCTGCCGGCCGGCGCCGCCGCCCATGCCCGGCATCCCGGGCATCCCCGGCATGCCGCCGCCCTGCGCCATGCGGGACATCATCTTGCGGGCCTCGAAGAACCGCTCGACGAGGTTCTTCACCGCGCTGACCTCGACGCCCGAACCACGGGCGATACGAGCACGGCGCGAGCCATTGATGATCGTGGCGTCCGCGCGCTCGGCCGGAGTCATCGACTTGATGATGGCGGCCGTGCGGTCGACGTCACGCTCGTCGAGGTTGTTGATCTGGTCCTTCATCTGCGCCATGCCGGGCAGCATCCCGAGCAGCTTGGAGATGGAGCCCATCTTCCTGACCTGCTCCATCTGGGCCAGGAAGTCGTCGAGCGTGAAGTCCTGGCCCTTCTTGGAGGCCAGCTTGGAGGCCATCTTCTCGGCCTCCTGCTGCGAGAAGGTCTGCTCGGCCTTCTCGATCAGCGTGAGCATGTCGCCCATGCCGAGGATGCGGGACGCCATGCGGTCCGGGTGGAACGCGTCGAAGTCGTCCAGCTTCTCGCCGTTCGAGGCGAACATGACCTGGCGGCCGGTGACGTGCGCGATCGACAGGGCGGCACCACCACGGGCGTCACCGTCGAGCTTGGAGAGCACCACACCGTCGAAGCCGACGCCGTCACGGAAGGCCTCTGCGGTGTTGACCGCGTCCTGACCGATCATGGCGTCGACGACGAAGAGGACCTCGTCGGGCGAGACGGCGTCGCGGATGTCCGCGGCCTGCTGCATGAGCTCCTGGTCGATACCCAGGCGGCCGGCGGTGTCGACGATGACGACGTCGTACTGCTTCTGCCGGGCGAACTCGACGGAGTCCTTGGCGACCTGGACCGGGTCACCCACGCCGTTGCCGGGCTCGGGCGCGTAGATGCCGACGCCGGCGCGCTCGGCGACGACGCTCAGCTGGTTCACGGCGTTGGGGCGCTGGAGGTCACAGGCGACGAGCAGCGGCGCGTGGCCCTGCCCCTTCAGCCAGTGGCCGAGCTTTCCGGCGAGGGTCGTCTTACCGGCACCCTGGAGACCCGCGAGCATGATCACGGTGGGCGGGTTCTTGGCGAACCGCAGGCGCCGGGTCTCGCCGCCGAGGATGCCGATGAGCTCCTCGTTGACGATCTTGATGACCTGCTGGGCCGGGTTCAGCGCCTGGGAGACCTCCGCGCCGGCCGCACGCTCCTTGACCTGCTTGATGAAGGCACGGACGACGGGCAGGGCCACGTCCGCTTCGAGCAGGGCGATACGGATCTCGCGCGCCGTGGCGTCGATGTCCGCCTCGCTGAGGCGCCCCTTGCCGCGGAGGTTCTTGAATGTCGCTGCGAGGCGGTCGGAAAGAGTGTCGAACACGGCGGTCGCGAATCCTCGGGTTGAAGGGCGGGCGGACAGGTCGTCCTCCAGGGTATCCGGAGGTGTCCAGTGGGGTCTCCACCCCATTCGTACGAAGCGTTCCCGAGGCAGCAGGAAACGCCTCCGGGGAGGCCGGCGCCCCGTCCGCCCGCCTCCCCCCGGGCCCCGCTACCCCCGCAACGCCCCTTCCAGCGCGCCCGCCACCGCGGCCGCCTCCGCCGCGGGGAGCGGCTCCCCCTCGGCGCACGTGACATAGAACGCGTCCACCGCGTTCGCCCCGAGGGTCGACACATGCGCGGACCGCACCCGTACCTGCGCCGTCTCGAGCGCCCGGCCGATGCGGTGCAGCAGGCCCGGTGCGTCCTGCGCCCGGACCTCGATCACCGTCGCGTGCCGCGAGGCGGCGGGGGCGACCGTCACCCGGGGCGGCGGCGCCACGGTGCCGCGCCGCCGCGGATACGCGGCGTCCCGCTCCGCGAGCCGGGCGGCGATGTCCAGGGAGCCGTCCAGGGCCCGCACGAGATCCGCGCGCAGCCGGGCGGCCTGGGGCAGGGAGCCGTACTCGGCGGCGACCCGCCAGTCCAGGAGCAGGACCGAACCCGGCACCTGGGCGGGCAGGTCGAGGGCGCGCAGCTCCGCCGTGCGGACCGTGAGCCGGTGCAGGGCGAGCACCCCGGCGACGGCGGGCAGCACGCCGGGCTGGTCGGGGACGGCGATGAGCAGTTCGACGCCGAGGGGCTCCGGGTCGGCGGGCGCGGCCGCGGCGCCTTCCGCGTCCCGGTCGCCGGGTGCCTCGGTCTGCGCGCGCAGGGACAGCACCGGGCCGCCCGTGCGGAACGCCTCCAGGGCCAGCCGCTCCTGTTCGGCCGTGGGCTCGGCCGCGGCGGGGCCGTCGCCGCCGTCGGGGTCCTCTCCCGCGAGGACGGCGGCGACCCGCTCGACGAGGTCGGTGACGAGCGACCCGCGCCACGAGGACCAGGCCGCGGGCCCGGTGGCCAGCGCGTCCGCCTCCGTCAGGGCGTGCAGCAGTTCGAGCGTCCCCACGGAGCCGACGGCGTCCGCGACGGCCTGCACCGTCGCCGGGTCCTCCAGGTCGCGCCGCGTCGCCGTCTCGATGAGCAGCAGATGGTGGCGCACGAGGGTGGCGACGACGGCGACGTCCGCGCGGTCGAAGCCGATGCGCGCGGCCACGTCCTTCGCGATGATCTCGCCGGCCACGGAGTGGTCGCCGGGCCAGCCCTTTCCGATGTCGTGCAGGAGCGCAGCGACGAGCAGCAGGTCGGGGCGGCCGACACGGCGCGTGAGCTCGGCCGCGCGCACGGCGGTCTCGACGAGGTGCCGGTCGACGGTCCAGGTGTGCACGGCGTTGCGCTGCGGCCTGCACCGCACCCGCTCCCAGTCGGGCAGCAACCGCGTGATCAGGCCCTCGGCCTCCAGCGCCTCCCAGACCTCGACGGTCGGCCGGCCCGCGCCGAGCAGCGTCACGAGCTGCTCGCGGGCCTCGGCGGGCCACGGCGTGGGCAGGGGGCGCGCGGCGGCGGCCATCCTGCGGACGGCGTGCAGGGACAGCGGCAGTCCGGCCTGGGCGGCGGCCGCGGCCGCGCGAAGCGGCAGCACGGGGTCACGCTCGGGCCTGGCCGCACGGGCGAGGACCGCCTCGCCGTCCTGCTCGACGACGCCTTCGGCGAGCGGTGACCGCTCGGTGACGGGCTTGTTCCCGCCGCCCAGCATGGCGCGCAGCCGGGGCCGCACGGCCCTCGACTTGAGCACGCGCCCGACCTCGCGCCAGGTGACGTCGCTGGCGTACGAGACGGTGCGGGCGGCCTCGTAGACCTGGCGGAGCAGGGTGTCGGCGTCGAGGAGGCCGAGTTCCGCTGCGACCTGGTCCTGCTCCTGGAGGGCGAGGCGGTCGGTGGCGCGGCCGGTGGCCAGGTGCAGGGCGTCCCGTACGTCGAGGAGCCTGCGCCGCGCGTCGGCGAGGCCTTCCCTGGGGGCGTCCGCGAGCCATGACGCGGCGACGGCGCGCAGCGCGGTGGCGTCCCTGAGCCCGCCCCTGGCCTCCTTGAGGTCGGGTTCGAGCAGATACTGCAGCTCACCCTGGCGCTCGGCCCGTTCGTCGCACAGGTCGCGCAGTTCGAGCAGGCGTTTGGGCGCCTGGTTGCGCCAGTCGGCGAGGACGGCGGTGCGCAGGCCCGCCGTCAGGCCGGCGTCGCCGGCGATGTGCCGGGCGTCGAGGAGGCCGAGCTGCACCTTGAGGTCCTCGCCCGCCGTCTTGCGGGCCTCCGCGGGCGTACGGACGGAGTGGTCGAGGGCGAGCCCCAGGTCCCACACGGGGTACCAGACGTGGTCCGCGAGGGAGGCGACGGCACCGGGGCCGGCGTCGCCGTCGTGCAGGAGCAGCAGGTCGAGGTCGCTGCGCGGGGACAGCTCGCCGCGCCCGTAGCCGCCGACGGCGACGAGGGACACCCCGGTCAGCTCGCGCGCCCCGGCGGTGAACAGCTCGCCGAGCCAGCCGTCGGTCAGCTCGGCGAGCGCCGAACGGCGCGGCGGCCCGGACCGCGCCTCCTCTCGGAGGAGGCGCAGCCGGGCCGCCGCATAGCCGCTGGATGCTGAATCGTCGTCGTCCGATTTTCCGGGCTGCACATCCACACTCGTCACCAAGCGACTCCTCTGTTCCGTTTACAGCGCGTCCGGCCCGCGCTCACCGGTGCGGACCCTGACGGCGGTCTCCACCGGGACGGCCCAGACCTTGCCGTCCCCGATCTTGCCGGTCCTGGCGGCCTTGACCACGACATCGATGAGCTGTTCGGCGTCGTCGTCCTCGACGAGGACCTCGATGCGGATCTTCGGTACGAGGTCGACGGTGTACTCGGCGCCGCGGTAGACCTCGGTGTGTCCCCGCTGGCGGCCGTAGCCGCTGGCCTCGGTGACCGTCAGGCCCTGGACACCGAACGCCTGGAGAGCTTCCTTGATCTCGTCGAGCCGGTGCGGCTTGACGACCGCCGTGATGAGCTTCATGCGTCCACCTTCTTGGTCTGCGCTGCTGCATCCTGGACCGGGCCGGCCGTGCGGGGAGCCGTGCCGCCGCCCGCGCCGCTGAAGTCGTACGCCGTCTCGGCGTGCTCGACCTGGTCGATACCGGACACCTCGTCGTCCTCGCTGACCCGCATGCCGATCGTCCTGTCGATCAGGAAGGCCAGGATCGCGGAGGCGACGAGCGAGTACGCGAGGACCGCGCCGACGCCGGCGAGCTGCTTCCACAGCTGGGTCAGGCCGCCGCCGTAGAAGAGGCCCTGCGCGTCGGACTGGCCGCCGCCGGTGGCGAAGAAGCCGATGAGGAGCGAGCCGATGACCCCGCCGACGAGGTGGACGCCGACGACGTCGAGCGAGTCGTCGTAGCCGAACCTGTACTTGAGGCCGACGGCCATGGCGCACAGGACACCCGCGATGGCGCCGATGGCGATCGCGCCGAGCGGCGAGCAGGAGCCGCCGGACGGGGTGATCGCGACGAGGCCGGCGACCGCGCCGGAGGCGGCGCCGAGGGTGGTGCACGCGCCGTGCCTGACCTTCTCGTAGATCAGCCAGGCGAGCATCGCGGCGGCGGTGGCGACCTGCGTGTTGACGAACATCAGCGCGCCGACGCCGTCGTCGTTGCCGAGCCAGGAGCCCGCGTTGAACCCGAACCAGCCGAACCACAGCAGACCGGCGCCGAGCATCACCAGCGGCAGCGAGTGGGGCCGCATCGGGTCCTTCTTGAAGCCGACGCGCTTGCCGATGACGAGGATCACACCGAGAGCGGCCGCACCCGCGTTGATGTGGACCGCGGTACCGCCGGCGAAGTCGATGACGCCGAGGTCGAACGCCCAGCCGCCGGTCCCCCAGACCCAGTGCGCGACCGGGAAGTACACGAGCGTGGCCCACAGGGTGACGAACAGCGCCCAGGCGCTGAACTTCACGCGGTCGGCGAGCGCGCCGCTGATCAGGGCGGGCGTGATGATCGCGAACATCAGCTGGAACACGGCGAAGACGTAGATCGGGATGGTGTAGCCGTCCCACAGCTGCGTCAGGCCGATGCCGCTGAGCCCGACGTAGTCCGAGGACCAGCCGATCAGGCTGCCGTGGTCGGTGCCGAAGGCGGCGGAGAAGCCGTAGAGGACCCAGAGGATCGTGACGATCCCGAGGCTGATGAAACTCATCATCAGCATGTTCAGGGTGGACTTGACGCGGACCATGCCTCCGTAGAAGAAGGCGA encodes the following:
- a CDS encoding PRD domain-containing protein; the encoded protein is MDDRLALRIRLFREGGQVRPEVADFVTAELTALAERGNEVTEQTAGMLTSHLMMALTRLVDGEPIEQFLTDEQVAAELAGHPHAVSGAREVAARARERLGATLPDSEVNFLAMHLAVLAGQPSTDSQPPRTTP
- a CDS encoding DUF2620 family protein, with the translated sequence MKKILTGGVGKVEVVGTVKALALDGVEIVASSDMDAAMKLRVGQADFYLGTCHTGAGASLGVLVGLMGRPACHTFGRSVPTEDQVNSLLDQGKKVFGFSMDQIDVIAPLIARAIAARA
- a CDS encoding YhfT family protein, giving the protein MNTTLAAGANLDLSLAQQLTVIALCALTAFISHMALAVFNDGVRPFMLDFIQGRSTRSATAAVSFGLSAGFVFGLGAPMALSTGVLNPWLLFLPTDILGLLAPKKWIAPILGGAWGAVVVFGLNGANDVAHDLPVDFLTAMQQMSTPILFLFTLFPVLAITKQFGRVWGGVAGVLELALVVMTMKIWPNMFAGALAMAVGVLMLIGLAIAKDVRERKAARAEGGGVEEVVLADDPMASLFSAGAARLRKFLPLFMVLGAGVCVLAQMHIFGGGEATSFLIAKGHYSEAAQVDFYRVFGFIPLIATTALASGAYGIAGFTLVYPIGYLLPNPFLAAIVGAAVFAVEVLALSYIGKFLGKLPTVRDSSEHLRSAITDTLQLAILFGSLMAANAMGAGLGILVVGGLYLLNEAMGRPVVRMAAAPAAVIVGGVLLNLLYWLDLFTPVKG
- a CDS encoding phosphotriesterase family protein; this translates as MHTPPLIHTVTGPLPAAAVRGPALAHEHLVLDLDRRGDGGAVLDPEAHGPAVTSELAALREEFGLALVIELTCRGMGRDPRALARISRDAQVAVVAATGWYYEPFHPSELADAGVGQLADTLVREIDGGLGSTGVRPGVLGEVGSHGDVPSEPESRALRAAARAAVATGLSVATHAQLGRGGLAQLELLTAEGLAPHRISVGHQDLLDDPAVHKELAASGAYVAFDTVGKESYQSDDVRLRLLLALVEAGYADRVLLSCDISRHGYLEREGGQGYGHLFRSFLPRARAAGVDDALVELMTRHNPLRFLTGASVEEI
- a CDS encoding aminotransferase class V-fold PLP-dependent enzyme — encoded protein: MTPTRSAASTLPETFPLATIPVDEAMARQFRLIECTAAHFSGEELFNADAGVVPGLGRPRTTAKAEAVLADFFGAEDAAFVQGAGTGAIRAALNAAVSAGDPLLIHRAPVYRTTEVTLRGIGVRAEEVDFNDLGALREALASGRFRWAYVQHTRQRLGDSYDPGEVLAACRAAGVRTVVDDNYAVLRVPASGVELGADASCFSLFKLHGPEGVGIVVGARDLVARVRADNYSGGGQVQGHQALDVLRALTHVPVMWAVQSRVGAQVAERLAAGEVDGVAEVRLANAQDRCLLVRLDRPVARELPAVAARFGAAPYPVGSNSRYEIAPLFYRMSSSSLDDSPGLADWTVRINPMRAGADLVIDILRRSLDVLKHHAKDD
- a CDS encoding alanine racemase; this translates as MFLDSLLTRNPELVDAAADLHRRGAVPPDTYVMDLDAIESNAALLAAEADRLGLALWFVVKQLGRNPELIRAIARHIPKYAAIDAPEARTLHAAGPRAGNLGHLAQIPRRALPEMLAWRPETVTVFDVGNARAVSDEARAQGFVQDVLVRLEGAEGAVYPGQEGGVPLDALDDFAAAVEQLPGVRIGGVTAFPCVLCDPATGTPRPTANFELAVKARELLTSRGHDGLKLSAPSATSMASLPLLAEHGATHGEPGHSLTGTTPLHARDAGQPEKPAYVYVTEVAHTLADGRPAVFGGGFYPRAHIGSALLPDSDQRLAVRDAPAENIDYYRLLDAPPPGRALTAGDTALLAFRTQIFVTRSTVAVVAGLTSGSPRLTGLYDAQGRAL
- a CDS encoding phosphopentomutase yields the protein MGRTVIVVVDGFGVGAMPDAGALRPGDLAADTCGHVLDGCREAFGRPLRLPALGALGLGLVHPHPDLARHTRLPVSAGRAGLGYPGADTYAGHQTMMGADFSRVTVARLGDHLDEVTAALEGAGHRVELLGDRPLLMVDGAVLVHDNLEADPGINWNTSGRLDDLDFDGILSVARTVRAVAPVARVIAVGGHASGPLSDFVREGDGGTVGLDTPASGFYRNGGLEVRHLGAGLDHTRQLPDLAARAGIPVTLVGKAADILACDDAVRRPAVPTADVLAYTLEAVRAEGEALVVANVQESDLAGHQQDVERYGHVLEQVDAGLAALVALLDADGDRLIVTGDHGNDPTIGHAFHTREFVPVLVHRPGAAGVELLPDAGSLADVGATAAAALGLDPAGLANGTEIGRSEARAARPAHV
- the ffh gene encoding signal recognition particle protein, with amino-acid sequence MFDTLSDRLAATFKNLRGKGRLSEADIDATAREIRIALLEADVALPVVRAFIKQVKERAAGAEVSQALNPAQQVIKIVNEELIGILGGETRRLRFAKNPPTVIMLAGLQGAGKTTLAGKLGHWLKGQGHAPLLVACDLQRPNAVNQLSVVAERAGVGIYAPEPGNGVGDPVQVAKDSVEFARQKQYDVVIVDTAGRLGIDQELMQQAADIRDAVSPDEVLFVVDAMIGQDAVNTAEAFRDGVGFDGVVLSKLDGDARGGAALSIAHVTGRQVMFASNGEKLDDFDAFHPDRMASRILGMGDMLTLIEKAEQTFSQQEAEKMASKLASKKGQDFTLDDFLAQMEQVRKMGSISKLLGMLPGMAQMKDQINNLDERDVDRTAAIIKSMTPAERADATIINGSRRARIARGSGVEVSAVKNLVERFFEARKMMSRMAQGGGMPGMPGMPGMGGGAGRQKKKQKQAKGKQRSGNPMKRKQQEEEEAARREAAGQSGNAFGLPAADQDKNFELPDEFKKFMG